A genomic region of Columba livia isolate bColLiv1 breed racing homer chromosome 12, bColLiv1.pat.W.v2, whole genome shotgun sequence contains the following coding sequences:
- the SHROOM4 gene encoding protein Shroom4 isoform X3: MERAEGRPGAPQYVHVQLQGGAPWGFTLRGGLEHGEPLIVSKVEDGGKAALSRRLQPGDELVNISGTPLYGSRQEALILIKGSYRTLKMIVRRRSVPVLRPHSWHVAKLAESRPDAPAMHCPADAFSLSWPSGCDVSSELSLQWNPLSRHCSTDRSSSIGSMESLDQPGQAYYEGDPSPVDQGMYHSKRDSAYSSFSASSIASDCALSLRPEEAASADSSLQGLCKPPDGRYLTTGAEPPASQHPEAWRAPVPPQPPVRRDSLRAAPASGGDRHRASVSVDMLHAKGRWISDTFLCQQDREAEVAGRRTPVLYSMKDRLSADQYYMLSSHPDRCSAEPLLGESTEPGNRLYPDGSVHRVPDAMAAGDNPLLSPLRGHTVHRHSAPEQLLASQLRSLKVGTGSGRASPAPNGHHWTLSPLHHEGSRPGAAGAAQDPPLCPEPCCRLPPYHCCPELQQACGQDGPGANPAHGTEGPAEEESRAGGRRTAGPPHRSAQMRRRSDRFATSLRNEIQRRKAQLQKSRGPGAPPPGEEPVEEEPPEGSVPAEGPRTPAKCLSPALSDDSRNPGCSGDRGMPTPDPLPVPKGVPSPDRAVPMVQGRWRWSPERKLQPQRSPSPGELEGYAQGPAAPSSPARGSDEAVLLPFADRRRFFEESSRPTPPRHSKPPAGDPSAFQPPGPERRDTRRLSVDQPYVPPSPGCPSSAGHYTECCREQPPCYKPLGRPGELEYLRGFSYPYGVPLRPEPCRYCGGDLCPPLLPHSRACRCHPQPWARCPDCCCPAPRPGREESDAWPPRRPFAPEFPLDDWEPPAITRKASQSISELSRYQPGFPRLGPFRPCFESTEPEWPPCYRATSTHDLSWDGDRLPRSPESPPDLLHRPLRGRAFSESHLNLEPASPRGRDRRDVLRAKLDPADVPKKKGPPPPRPPPPNWEKYRQRRMSQRLPDGSGHSSAFTTAPVPTRSIAEATRERSQSLTGEQGGWTRGHAARPPALPGVWPRPEPPGSLRRTPEPDAGSTEVCRVTGAGEERPKVKHPWEMEDQPQRLVQNQEQGWAGPRSGGECSMLLHGSPGPATSELPKPSPGASEGPSCQGGRPQPRRMDSQELLWDVAGRDSSLAGILAPPAPRSTATEVVGELLVAGERQPWRERLQKDWHLEALAQDRQGFEPISPPPGSAASSTSYPTYYGTATGKAEPLSKVKELPEVVERSSEDEEEEVDHELVEKKLQLIESLSRKLAVLREAQRGLQEDISANGALGEDVATRLQALCTPGEFDKYRLFVGDLDKVVNLLLSLSGRLARVETALGSLGPHAPAEDKVALREKQQLLVAQLEDAKELKEHVGRREEAVGAMVARYLPAEHLQDYQHFIKMKSALITEQRELEEKIKLGQEQLRCLRESLGQTPKGC, translated from the exons ATGGAGCGGGCCGAAGGCCGGCCCGGCGCCCCCCAGTACGTGCATGTGCAGCTGCAGGGGGGCGCGCCCTGGGGCTTCACGCTGCGCGGCGGGCTGGAGCACGGCGAGCCCCTCATCGTCTCCAAG GTGGAGGACGGGGGTAAAGCTGCGCTGTCCCGCCGGCTGCAGCCGGGCGATGAGCTGGTGAACATCAGCGGGACACCGCTGTATGGGTCCCGCCAGGAGGCCCTGATCCTCATCAAGGGCTCCTACCGCACCCTGAAGATGATCGTCCGCAG GAGGAGCGTGCCCGTTCTCCGGCCCCATTCCTGGCATGTGGCCAAACTTGCCGAAAGCCGCCCCGACGCCCCTGCCATGCACTGCCCTGCTGACGCCTTCAGCCTCTCCTGGCCCTCAGGGTGTGATGTCAG CAGCGAGCTGTCCCTGCAGTGGAACCCGCTGTCCCGGCACTGCAGCACTGACCGGAGCAGCTCCATCGGGAGCATGGAGAGCCTggaccagcctggccaggcCTACTATGAAGGGGACCCCTCACCCGTTGACCAGGGCATGTACCACAGCAAGCGGGACTCAGCCTACAGCTCCTTCTCCGCCAGCTCCATCGCCTCTGACTGCGCTCTGTCCCTCCGCCCCGAGGAGGCCGCCTCTGCCGACTCCAGCCTCCAAGGCCTCTGCAAGCCCCCCGACGGGCGCTACCTGACCACGGGGGCCGAGCCACCTGCCAGCCAACACCCAGAGGCCTGGCGGGCGcctgtgcccccccagccccctgtCAGGAGGGATAGCCTGcgggcagccccagccagcGGAGGGGACAGGCACCGGGCATCGGTGTCGGTGGACATGCTGCACGCCAAGGGCCGGTGGATCTCCGACACCTTCCTctgccagcaggacagggaggcAGAGGTGGCGGGCAGGAGGACGCCGGTGCTGTACTCCATGAAGGACCGTCTCTCTGCCGACCAGTATTACATGCTGAGCTCCCACCCGGACCGGTGCTCGGCCGAGCCGCTCCTGGGGGAGAGCACAGAGCCTGGCAACCGGCTGTACCCGGATGGTAGCGTGCATCGAGTGCCGGATGCCATGGCGGCAGGTGACAACCCTTTGCTCTCCCCGCTCAGGGGCCACACAGTACACCGGCACAGTGCTCCTGAGCAGCTGCTGGCCTCCCAGCTCCGCTCCCTCAAGGTGGGCACTGGCAGCGGCCGAGCCTCACCGGCCCCCAACGGGCACCACTGGACCCTCTCTCCGCTTCACCATGAGGGCAGCCggccaggggctgcaggggctgccCAGGACCCCCCGCTCTGCCCAGAGCCGTGCTGCCGCCTGCCACCCTACCACTGCTGCCCCGAGCTGCAGCAAGCCTGCGGGCAGGACGGGCCGGGGGCCAACCCAGCACATGGTACCGAGGGGCCAGCAGAGGAGGAGAGCCGGGCAGGGGGCCGGCGGACTGCAGGTCCTCCCCACCGCTCTGCTCAGATGCGCCGCCGCAGTGACCGCTTCGCCACCAGCCTGCGCAACGAGATCCAGCGACGCAAGGCCCAGCTGCAGAAGAGCCGGGGTCCCGGCGCCCCGCCGCCTGGCGAGGAGCCAGTGGAGGAGGAGCCCCCCGAGGGCAGTGTGCCCGCGGAGGGACCCCGCACCCCAGCCAagtgcctcagccctgcgctgAGCGATGACAGCAGGAACCCTGGCTGCTCGGGGGACCGGGGCATGCCCACCCCTGACCCGCTGCCAGTCCCCAAAGGGGTCCCGTCCCCCGACCGGGCGGTGCCGATGGTCCAGGGCCGCTGGCGCTGGTCCCCAGAGCGCAAGCTGCAGCCGCAGCGCTCGCCCAGCCCAGGCGAGCTGGAGGGCTACGCGCAGGGGCCGGCggcccccagctccccagcacgGGGCAGCGATGAGGCCGTCCTGCTGCCCTTTGCTGACCGCCGTCGGTTCTTCGAGGAGAGCAGCCGGCCGACACCCCCCCGGCACAGCAAGCCCCCGGCAGGGGATCCCAGTGCCTTCCAGCCCCCCGGCCCCGAGCGCCGGGACACCCGCCGTCTCTCTGTGGACCAGCCCTATGTCCCCCCCTCACCTggctgtcccagctctgctggccaCTACACTGAGTGCTGCCGGGAGCAGCCCCCCTGCTACAAGCCGCTGGGGAGGCCAGGGGAGCTGGAGTACCTGCGGGGTTTCTCCTACCCCTATGGGGTTCCCCTGCGCCCTGAGCCCTGCCGCTACTGCGGGGGGGACCTGTGCCCTCcactgctgccccacagccgTGCCTGCCGCTGCCACCCTCAGCCCTGGGCACGCTGCCCTgactgctgctgcccagcccctCGTCCTGGGCGGGAGGAGAGCGACGCCTGGCCCCCCCGGAGACCTTTCGCCCCG GAATTTCCCCTGGATGACTGGGAACCACCAGCGATAACCAGGAAAGCCAGCCAGTCCATCAG cGAGCTTTCCCGGTATCAACCGGGCTTCCCAAGGCTCGGCCCATTCCGCCCCTGCTTTGAGAGCACCGAGCCAGAGTGGCCACCCTGCTACCGGGCCACGTCCACGCATGACCTCTCATGGGATGGCGACCGCCTGCCCCGCTCCCCCGAGAGCCCCCCGGACCTCCTGCACCGCCCGCTGCGGGGCAGAGCCTTCTCTGAGAGCCACCTCAACCTGGAGCCCGCCAGCCCCCGGGGCCGTGACCGCAGGGATGTTCTCCGTGCCAAGCTGGACCCCGCTGATGTCCCCAAAAAGAAGGGTCCCCCACCTCCTCGCCCACCTCCCCCCAACTGGGAGAAGTACAGGCAACGGCGGATGTCCCAGCGCCTGCCGGATGGTTCCGGGCACAGCTCTGCCTTCACCACTGCCCCGGTGCCAACGCGCAGCATCGCCGAGGCCACGCGCGAACGGTCACAGAGCCTCACCGGGGAGCAGGGGGGCTGGACCCGGGGACATGCCGCTCgcccccctgccctgccaggtGTCTGGCCCCGACCTGAGCCTCCTGGATCACTCCGCAGGACACCCGAGCCCGATGCTGGCAGCACTGAGGTTTGCAG GGTGACAGGGGCCGGGGAGGAGCGACCGAAGGTGAAGCACCCCTGGGAAATGGAAGATCAGCCCCAAAGGCTCGTCCAGAACCAGGagcaaggctgggctgggccCCGCAGCGGGGGTGAGTGCTCCATGCTCCTGCATGGTAGCCCTGGCCCCGCCACCTCAGAGCTGCCCAAGCCCAGCCCTGGAGCATCGGAGGGGCCGAGCTGCCAGGGGGGccggccccagccccgccgcaTGGACtcgcaggagctgctgtgggacgtggcaggcagggacagctcccTGGCCGGCATCCTGGCCCCCCCGGCTCCCCGCAGCACCGCCACCGAGGTGGTGGGCGAGCTGCTGGTGGCAGGGGAGCGGCAGCCCTGGCGGGAGCGTTTGCAGAAGGACTGGCACCTGGAGGCTCTGGCGCAGGACAG GCAGGGCTTCGAGCCCATCTCGCCACCCCCTGGGAGCGCTGCCAGCTCCACCTCCTACCCGACGTATTACGGCACAGCAACGGGCAAAGCTGAGCCCCTCAGCAAGGTGAAGGAGCTGCCTGAGGTGGTGGAGCGGAGCTcagaggatgaggaagaggaggtggaCCACGAGCTAGTGGAGAAGAAG CTGCAGCTGATCGAGAGCCTGAGCCGCAAGCTGGCGGTGCTGCGGGAGGCGCAgcgggggctgcaggaggacatCAGCGCCAACGGGGCGCTGGGCGAGGATGTGGCCACCCGCCTGCAAGCCCTCTGCACCCCGGGGGAGTTCGACAAGTACCGCCTCTTTGTGGGCGACCTGGACAAGGTGGTCAACCTCCTGCTTTCGCTCTCGGGGCGCCTGGCCCGGGTGGAGACCgcgctgggcagcctggggcCGCACGCCCCCGCCGAGGACAAG GTGGCCCTgcgggagaagcagcagctgctggtggcgCAGCTGGAGGACGCCAAGGAGCTGAAGGAGCACGtggggcggcgggaggaggcGGTGGGCGCCATGGTGGCGCGGTACCTGCCCGCCGAGCACCTCCAGGACTACCAGCACTTCATCAAGATGAAGTCGGCCCTCATCACTGAGCAgcgggagctggaggagaagatCAAGCTGGGCCAGGAGCAGCTCCGGTGCCTGCGTGAGAGCCTTGGCCAGACCCCCAAGGGCTGCTAG
- the SHROOM4 gene encoding protein Shroom4 isoform X6 encodes MHCPADAFSLSWPSGCDVSSELSLQWNPLSRHCSTDRSSSIGSMESLDQPGQAYYEGDPSPVDQGMYHSKRDSAYSSFSASSIASDCALSLRPEEAASADSSLQGLCKPPDGRYLTTGAEPPASQHPEAWRAPVPPQPPVRRDSLRAAPASGGDRHRASVSVDMLHAKGRWISDTFLCQQDREAEVAGRRTPVLYSMKDRLSADQYYMLSSHPDRCSAEPLLGESTEPGNRLYPDGSVHRVPDAMAAGDNPLLSPLRGHTVHRHSAPEQLLASQLRSLKVGTGSGRASPAPNGHHWTLSPLHHEGSRPGAAGAAQDPPLCPEPCCRLPPYHCCPELQQACGQDGPGANPAHGTEGPAEEESRAGGRRTAGPPHRSAQMRRRSDRFATSLRNEIQRRKAQLQKSRGPGAPPPGEEPVEEEPPEGSVPAEGPRTPAKCLSPALSDDSRNPGCSGDRGMPTPDPLPVPKGVPSPDRAVPMVQGRWRWSPERKLQPQRSPSPGELEGYAQGPAAPSSPARGSDEAVLLPFADRRRFFEESSRPTPPRHSKPPAGDPSAFQPPGPERRDTRRLSVDQPYVPPSPGCPSSAGHYTECCREQPPCYKPLGRPGELEYLRGFSYPYGVPLRPEPCRYCGGDLCPPLLPHSRACRCHPQPWARCPDCCCPAPRPGREESDAWPPRRPFAPEFPLDDWEPPAITRKASQSISELSRYQPGFPRLGPFRPCFESTEPEWPPCYRATSTHDLSWDGDRLPRSPESPPDLLHRPLRGRAFSESHLNLEPASPRGRDRRDVLRAKLDPADVPKKKGPPPPRPPPPNWEKYRQRRMSQRLPDGSGHSSAFTTAPVPTRSIAEATRERSQSLTGEQGGWTRGHAARPPALPGVWPRPEPPGSLRRTPEPDAGSTEVCSRVTGAGEERPKVKHPWEMEDQPQRLVQNQEQGWAGPRSGGECSMLLHGSPGPATSELPKPSPGASEGPSCQGGRPQPRRMDSQELLWDVAGRDSSLAGILAPPAPRSTATEVVGELLVAGERQPWRERLQKDWHLEALAQDRQGFEPISPPPGSAASSTSYPTYYGTATGKAEPLSKVKELPEVVERSSEDEEEEVDHELVEKKLQLIESLSRKLAVLREAQRGLQEDISANGALGEDVATRLQALCTPGEFDKYRLFVGDLDKVVNLLLSLSGRLARVETALGSLGPHAPAEDKVALREKQQLLVAQLEDAKELKEHVGRREEAVGAMVARYLPAEHLQDYQHFIKMKSALITEQRELEEKIKLGQEQLRCLRESLGQTPKGC; translated from the exons ATGCACTGCCCTGCTGACGCCTTCAGCCTCTCCTGGCCCTCAGGGTGTGATGTCAG CAGCGAGCTGTCCCTGCAGTGGAACCCGCTGTCCCGGCACTGCAGCACTGACCGGAGCAGCTCCATCGGGAGCATGGAGAGCCTggaccagcctggccaggcCTACTATGAAGGGGACCCCTCACCCGTTGACCAGGGCATGTACCACAGCAAGCGGGACTCAGCCTACAGCTCCTTCTCCGCCAGCTCCATCGCCTCTGACTGCGCTCTGTCCCTCCGCCCCGAGGAGGCCGCCTCTGCCGACTCCAGCCTCCAAGGCCTCTGCAAGCCCCCCGACGGGCGCTACCTGACCACGGGGGCCGAGCCACCTGCCAGCCAACACCCAGAGGCCTGGCGGGCGcctgtgcccccccagccccctgtCAGGAGGGATAGCCTGcgggcagccccagccagcGGAGGGGACAGGCACCGGGCATCGGTGTCGGTGGACATGCTGCACGCCAAGGGCCGGTGGATCTCCGACACCTTCCTctgccagcaggacagggaggcAGAGGTGGCGGGCAGGAGGACGCCGGTGCTGTACTCCATGAAGGACCGTCTCTCTGCCGACCAGTATTACATGCTGAGCTCCCACCCGGACCGGTGCTCGGCCGAGCCGCTCCTGGGGGAGAGCACAGAGCCTGGCAACCGGCTGTACCCGGATGGTAGCGTGCATCGAGTGCCGGATGCCATGGCGGCAGGTGACAACCCTTTGCTCTCCCCGCTCAGGGGCCACACAGTACACCGGCACAGTGCTCCTGAGCAGCTGCTGGCCTCCCAGCTCCGCTCCCTCAAGGTGGGCACTGGCAGCGGCCGAGCCTCACCGGCCCCCAACGGGCACCACTGGACCCTCTCTCCGCTTCACCATGAGGGCAGCCggccaggggctgcaggggctgccCAGGACCCCCCGCTCTGCCCAGAGCCGTGCTGCCGCCTGCCACCCTACCACTGCTGCCCCGAGCTGCAGCAAGCCTGCGGGCAGGACGGGCCGGGGGCCAACCCAGCACATGGTACCGAGGGGCCAGCAGAGGAGGAGAGCCGGGCAGGGGGCCGGCGGACTGCAGGTCCTCCCCACCGCTCTGCTCAGATGCGCCGCCGCAGTGACCGCTTCGCCACCAGCCTGCGCAACGAGATCCAGCGACGCAAGGCCCAGCTGCAGAAGAGCCGGGGTCCCGGCGCCCCGCCGCCTGGCGAGGAGCCAGTGGAGGAGGAGCCCCCCGAGGGCAGTGTGCCCGCGGAGGGACCCCGCACCCCAGCCAagtgcctcagccctgcgctgAGCGATGACAGCAGGAACCCTGGCTGCTCGGGGGACCGGGGCATGCCCACCCCTGACCCGCTGCCAGTCCCCAAAGGGGTCCCGTCCCCCGACCGGGCGGTGCCGATGGTCCAGGGCCGCTGGCGCTGGTCCCCAGAGCGCAAGCTGCAGCCGCAGCGCTCGCCCAGCCCAGGCGAGCTGGAGGGCTACGCGCAGGGGCCGGCggcccccagctccccagcacgGGGCAGCGATGAGGCCGTCCTGCTGCCCTTTGCTGACCGCCGTCGGTTCTTCGAGGAGAGCAGCCGGCCGACACCCCCCCGGCACAGCAAGCCCCCGGCAGGGGATCCCAGTGCCTTCCAGCCCCCCGGCCCCGAGCGCCGGGACACCCGCCGTCTCTCTGTGGACCAGCCCTATGTCCCCCCCTCACCTggctgtcccagctctgctggccaCTACACTGAGTGCTGCCGGGAGCAGCCCCCCTGCTACAAGCCGCTGGGGAGGCCAGGGGAGCTGGAGTACCTGCGGGGTTTCTCCTACCCCTATGGGGTTCCCCTGCGCCCTGAGCCCTGCCGCTACTGCGGGGGGGACCTGTGCCCTCcactgctgccccacagccgTGCCTGCCGCTGCCACCCTCAGCCCTGGGCACGCTGCCCTgactgctgctgcccagcccctCGTCCTGGGCGGGAGGAGAGCGACGCCTGGCCCCCCCGGAGACCTTTCGCCCCG GAATTTCCCCTGGATGACTGGGAACCACCAGCGATAACCAGGAAAGCCAGCCAGTCCATCAG cGAGCTTTCCCGGTATCAACCGGGCTTCCCAAGGCTCGGCCCATTCCGCCCCTGCTTTGAGAGCACCGAGCCAGAGTGGCCACCCTGCTACCGGGCCACGTCCACGCATGACCTCTCATGGGATGGCGACCGCCTGCCCCGCTCCCCCGAGAGCCCCCCGGACCTCCTGCACCGCCCGCTGCGGGGCAGAGCCTTCTCTGAGAGCCACCTCAACCTGGAGCCCGCCAGCCCCCGGGGCCGTGACCGCAGGGATGTTCTCCGTGCCAAGCTGGACCCCGCTGATGTCCCCAAAAAGAAGGGTCCCCCACCTCCTCGCCCACCTCCCCCCAACTGGGAGAAGTACAGGCAACGGCGGATGTCCCAGCGCCTGCCGGATGGTTCCGGGCACAGCTCTGCCTTCACCACTGCCCCGGTGCCAACGCGCAGCATCGCCGAGGCCACGCGCGAACGGTCACAGAGCCTCACCGGGGAGCAGGGGGGCTGGACCCGGGGACATGCCGCTCgcccccctgccctgccaggtGTCTGGCCCCGACCTGAGCCTCCTGGATCACTCCGCAGGACACCCGAGCCCGATGCTGGCAGCACTGAGGTTTGCAG CAGGGTGACAGGGGCCGGGGAGGAGCGACCGAAGGTGAAGCACCCCTGGGAAATGGAAGATCAGCCCCAAAGGCTCGTCCAGAACCAGGagcaaggctgggctgggccCCGCAGCGGGGGTGAGTGCTCCATGCTCCTGCATGGTAGCCCTGGCCCCGCCACCTCAGAGCTGCCCAAGCCCAGCCCTGGAGCATCGGAGGGGCCGAGCTGCCAGGGGGGccggccccagccccgccgcaTGGACtcgcaggagctgctgtgggacgtggcaggcagggacagctcccTGGCCGGCATCCTGGCCCCCCCGGCTCCCCGCAGCACCGCCACCGAGGTGGTGGGCGAGCTGCTGGTGGCAGGGGAGCGGCAGCCCTGGCGGGAGCGTTTGCAGAAGGACTGGCACCTGGAGGCTCTGGCGCAGGACAG GCAGGGCTTCGAGCCCATCTCGCCACCCCCTGGGAGCGCTGCCAGCTCCACCTCCTACCCGACGTATTACGGCACAGCAACGGGCAAAGCTGAGCCCCTCAGCAAGGTGAAGGAGCTGCCTGAGGTGGTGGAGCGGAGCTcagaggatgaggaagaggaggtggaCCACGAGCTAGTGGAGAAGAAG CTGCAGCTGATCGAGAGCCTGAGCCGCAAGCTGGCGGTGCTGCGGGAGGCGCAgcgggggctgcaggaggacatCAGCGCCAACGGGGCGCTGGGCGAGGATGTGGCCACCCGCCTGCAAGCCCTCTGCACCCCGGGGGAGTTCGACAAGTACCGCCTCTTTGTGGGCGACCTGGACAAGGTGGTCAACCTCCTGCTTTCGCTCTCGGGGCGCCTGGCCCGGGTGGAGACCgcgctgggcagcctggggcCGCACGCCCCCGCCGAGGACAAG GTGGCCCTgcgggagaagcagcagctgctggtggcgCAGCTGGAGGACGCCAAGGAGCTGAAGGAGCACGtggggcggcgggaggaggcGGTGGGCGCCATGGTGGCGCGGTACCTGCCCGCCGAGCACCTCCAGGACTACCAGCACTTCATCAAGATGAAGTCGGCCCTCATCACTGAGCAgcgggagctggaggagaagatCAAGCTGGGCCAGGAGCAGCTCCGGTGCCTGCGTGAGAGCCTTGGCCAGACCCCCAAGGGCTGCTAG